The following proteins are co-located in the Maridesulfovibrio sp. genome:
- a CDS encoding fumarate reductase iron-sulfur subunit, with translation MSRQLEFDIFRYNPQDKGSVPHMQTYVLDETENMTLFIALNRLREEQDPGLIFDFCCRAGICGACAMVVNGKPRLACQTKTVDLPERITLLPLPVYKLIGDLSVDTGIWFREMYQTTESWIHTNKTFDPNALEERMENEVAEQIYELERCIECGCCVAACGTARLRDDFLGAASLNRVARFVVDPRDQRTDRDYFEIIGNDEGIFGCMGLLGCEDVCPKNLPLQNQLGFLRRKMGITAIKEIFRK, from the coding sequence ATGAGCAGACAACTCGAATTTGATATATTCCGCTATAATCCTCAGGATAAGGGGTCGGTTCCGCACATGCAGACCTATGTGCTGGATGAAACCGAGAACATGACCCTGTTTATCGCGCTGAACCGTCTGCGCGAGGAGCAGGACCCCGGCCTGATTTTTGACTTCTGCTGTCGTGCGGGCATCTGCGGTGCCTGTGCCATGGTGGTCAACGGCAAACCCCGTCTGGCATGCCAGACCAAAACTGTTGACCTGCCTGAACGCATTACCTTGCTGCCCCTGCCCGTATATAAGCTGATCGGTGACCTTTCAGTTGATACCGGTATCTGGTTCAGGGAAATGTACCAGACCACAGAATCATGGATTCATACCAACAAAACCTTTGATCCCAATGCCCTTGAAGAGCGTATGGAAAACGAGGTTGCCGAGCAGATTTACGAACTGGAGCGCTGCATTGAATGTGGTTGCTGTGTTGCCGCTTGCGGTACCGCCCGCCTTCGTGACGACTTCCTCGGTGCTGCATCCTTGAACCGCGTGGCCCGTTTCGTAGTCGATCCTCGCGATCAGCGTACCGACCGCGATTACTTTGAGATTATCGGTAATGATGAAGGTATCTTCGGCTGCATGGGCTTGCTCGGCTGCGAAGATGTCTGTCCCAAGAATCTTCCGCTGCAGAACCAGCTCGGTTTCCTGCGCCGCAAGATGGGTATCACCGCAATCAAGGAAATATTCAGGAAGTAA
- the nifJ gene encoding pyruvate:ferredoxin (flavodoxin) oxidoreductase, which produces MAKKMKTMDGNQAASYVAYAMCETAAIYPITPSSPMAELADEWAVQGLKNIFDTTMEVRELQSEAGAAGALHGALAAGNLSCTFTASQGLLLMIPNMYKIAGELLPTVFHVSARAVAGQALSIFGDHQDVMACRQTGFAMLASNSVQEALDLALVSHLATVESSIPFVHFFDGFRTSHEVQKIELIDYEDMAAALNWDKVRDFRDRALNPEHPHTRGTAQNPDIYFQATEAINPYRDAVPGYVEDAMAKVKEITGREYKLFDYVGHPEAEDIIVAMGSGCEAIEETIEHLVAEGQKVGLVKVRLYRPFSIEHLGRAIPATCQQITVLDRTKEGGAIGDPLYLDVCTALKEMNIDLPVYAGRYGLGSKEFTPSMIKAVYDNMKSLAPRHHFTIGINDDVTRLSLEIGENLDTTPEGTVQCKFWGLGSDGTVGANKQAIKIIGDKTDMYAQGYFAYDSKKSGGITVSHLRFGKSPIKSTYLVEISDFIACHNPSYVKLYDLLDGIREGGTFLLNTSMGLEELESELPAKLRRKIAQNNLKFYVIDGVKIAGEVGLGGRINMVMQTAFFKLANVIPFEDAVKYLKESIQTAYGKKGEKIVNMNNAAVDQAEANLIEIKYPESWATAEDEEAVESFEPEFITDVVKPILAQKGDDLPVSAFSPDGRFPMGTSRFEKRGVAIMVPEWIIDNCIQCNQCSFVCPHSALRPVLVDEEEMKIAPESFETMEAKGKGMEGLKYRMQVNTLDCQGCGNCADICPAKEKALVMKPLATQTEKEVPNYDFSEIVSFKDRILPRTSVKGSQFQQSLMEFSGACAGCGETPYVKVLTQLFGERMIIANATGCSSIWGASAPSTPYCENIEGHGPAWGNSLFEDAAEYGFGMEMAISNRRNRLKMQMEQALDLDITDELKAALRGWIENKDDAAKSLEYGDQLRELLAVEADNYDLLLEIEEQEDIFTKKSVWCFGGDGWAYDIGFGGLDHVLASGKDINILVMDTEVYSNTGGQASKATPLGSVAKFAAGGKHTSKKDLGRMMMSYGYVYVASVSMGANKNQVMKAFLEAEAYPGPSLIIAYAPCINQGIRKGMGKTQLEGQLAVESGYWPLYRFDPRREENGENPLVVEYKEPDGTLQEFLSGENRYAMLERMMPEASKTMRAGIEKDCLKRYKMLKQLSELDYSHE; this is translated from the coding sequence ATGGCAAAAAAAATGAAAACCATGGATGGTAACCAAGCCGCTTCCTACGTAGCCTACGCTATGTGTGAAACAGCAGCCATCTATCCTATTACCCCGTCATCCCCCATGGCCGAACTGGCTGACGAGTGGGCTGTTCAGGGTCTGAAGAATATTTTCGATACCACCATGGAAGTCCGCGAGTTGCAGTCCGAAGCAGGTGCTGCCGGTGCTCTGCACGGTGCGCTGGCTGCAGGTAACCTTTCCTGTACCTTCACTGCATCTCAGGGTCTGCTGCTGATGATCCCCAACATGTACAAGATTGCGGGTGAACTTCTTCCCACTGTTTTCCATGTATCCGCACGCGCAGTTGCAGGACAGGCCCTGTCCATCTTCGGCGACCATCAGGACGTAATGGCCTGTCGTCAGACCGGATTTGCAATGCTTGCTTCCAACTCTGTTCAGGAAGCTCTCGACCTCGCGCTGGTTTCCCACCTCGCTACCGTTGAATCCAGCATTCCTTTTGTTCACTTTTTCGACGGTTTCAGAACTTCCCACGAAGTTCAGAAGATCGAACTGATCGATTACGAAGATATGGCTGCAGCCCTTAACTGGGATAAAGTCCGTGACTTCCGCGACCGCGCTCTGAACCCTGAGCATCCGCATACCCGCGGTACCGCCCAGAACCCTGATATTTACTTCCAGGCCACTGAAGCAATCAACCCCTACCGTGATGCTGTTCCCGGTTATGTTGAAGACGCAATGGCTAAGGTTAAGGAAATCACCGGTCGTGAATACAAACTTTTCGACTATGTCGGTCATCCTGAAGCGGAAGACATCATTGTTGCCATGGGTTCCGGCTGCGAAGCCATTGAGGAAACCATTGAGCATCTCGTTGCTGAAGGTCAGAAAGTCGGTCTGGTAAAAGTCCGCCTGTACCGTCCTTTCTCCATCGAACATCTTGGTCGCGCTATCCCCGCAACCTGCCAGCAGATCACTGTTCTGGACCGCACCAAAGAAGGCGGCGCCATCGGTGATCCCCTGTACCTCGATGTCTGCACCGCGCTTAAGGAAATGAACATCGACCTGCCTGTTTATGCCGGACGTTACGGCCTCGGTTCCAAGGAATTCACTCCTTCCATGATCAAGGCTGTCTACGACAACATGAAGTCTCTGGCTCCCAGACATCACTTCACCATCGGTATCAACGACGATGTTACCCGCCTTTCCCTTGAAATCGGCGAAAATCTCGATACCACTCCTGAAGGCACTGTTCAGTGCAAGTTCTGGGGTCTCGGTTCTGACGGTACTGTCGGCGCAAACAAACAGGCCATTAAAATCATCGGTGATAAAACCGATATGTACGCACAGGGTTACTTTGCCTATGACTCCAAAAAGTCCGGCGGTATCACCGTATCCCACCTGCGTTTCGGTAAGAGCCCCATCAAGTCCACTTACCTTGTTGAAATCTCCGATTTCATCGCCTGTCATAACCCCAGCTATGTAAAGCTTTACGATCTGCTGGACGGTATTCGTGAAGGCGGTACCTTCCTGCTGAACACCAGCATGGGCCTTGAAGAACTGGAATCTGAGCTGCCCGCAAAACTGCGCCGCAAGATTGCTCAGAACAATCTCAAGTTCTACGTAATCGACGGTGTTAAGATTGCCGGTGAAGTAGGACTCGGCGGACGTATCAACATGGTTATGCAGACCGCTTTCTTCAAACTGGCAAACGTTATTCCTTTTGAAGATGCAGTCAAATACCTGAAAGAATCCATTCAGACAGCTTACGGCAAGAAGGGCGAGAAGATCGTCAACATGAACAACGCTGCCGTTGATCAGGCCGAAGCAAATCTGATTGAAATCAAATATCCCGAAAGCTGGGCTACCGCAGAAGATGAAGAAGCAGTCGAATCCTTCGAACCTGAATTCATCACTGACGTAGTCAAGCCCATTCTCGCCCAGAAAGGTGACGATCTCCCGGTCAGCGCTTTCTCTCCTGACGGACGTTTCCCCATGGGTACTTCCCGTTTTGAAAAGCGCGGTGTTGCAATCATGGTTCCCGAGTGGATCATTGACAACTGCATCCAGTGTAACCAGTGCTCCTTTGTCTGCCCGCACAGCGCCCTGCGCCCTGTTCTCGTAGATGAAGAAGAAATGAAGATTGCACCTGAGAGCTTTGAAACCATGGAAGCCAAGGGCAAAGGCATGGAAGGCCTCAAGTATCGCATGCAGGTCAATACCCTTGACTGTCAGGGTTGCGGTAACTGCGCAGATATCTGCCCCGCCAAGGAAAAAGCTCTGGTTATGAAGCCTCTGGCTACCCAGACCGAAAAAGAAGTTCCCAACTACGACTTCTCCGAAATCGTATCCTTCAAGGATCGCATCCTGCCCCGCACCAGCGTTAAGGGCAGCCAGTTCCAGCAGTCTCTGATGGAATTCTCCGGTGCATGTGCCGGTTGCGGTGAAACTCCTTACGTCAAGGTTCTCACCCAGCTCTTCGGTGAGCGCATGATCATTGCCAACGCTACCGGTTGTTCCTCCATCTGGGGCGCTTCCGCACCTTCCACTCCTTACTGCGAGAACATTGAAGGTCACGGTCCTGCTTGGGGTAACTCCCTGTTCGAAGATGCTGCTGAATACGGCTTCGGTATGGAAATGGCCATTTCTAACCGCCGTAACCGTCTGAAAATGCAGATGGAACAGGCTCTTGATCTGGACATTACTGATGAACTGAAAGCAGCTCTTAGAGGCTGGATCGAAAACAAGGATGACGCTGCCAAGTCCCTCGAATACGGTGACCAGCTGCGTGAACTCCTTGCTGTAGAAGCTGACAACTATGACCTGCTGCTCGAAATCGAAGAGCAGGAAGACATATTCACCAAGAAGTCCGTATGGTGCTTCGGTGGTGACGGATGGGCATACGACATCGGTTTCGGCGGTCTTGACCACGTTCTCGCTTCCGGCAAGGACATCAACATCCTCGTTATGGATACCGAAGTATACTCCAACACCGGTGGTCAGGCATCCAAGGCAACTCCGCTCGGTTCCGTTGCCAAGTTCGCCGCTGGCGGTAAGCATACTTCCAAGAAAGACCTCGGCCGCATGATGATGAGCTACGGCTACGTTTATGTTGCTTCCGTCTCCATGGGCGCTAACAAGAATCAGGTAATGAAGGCTTTCCTCGAAGCAGAAGCATACCCCGGACCTTCCCTGATCATTGCTTACGCTCCCTGCATCAACCAGGGTATCCGCAAGGGTATGGGTAAAACCCAGCTCGAAGGTCAGCTCGCAGTTGAGTCCGGCTACTGGCCGCTTTACCGCTTCGACCCCCGCCGCGAAGAAAACGGCGAGAACCCGCTGGTTGTTGAGTACAAAGAACCTGACGGAACTCTGCAGGAATTCCTTTCCGGCGAAAACCGTTACGCAATGCTCGAGCGCATGATGCCCGAAGCATCCAAGACCATGCGTGCCGGTATCGAAAAGGATTGCCTGAAGAGATACAAAATGCTCAAGCAGCTTTCTGAGCTTGATTATTCCCACGAGTAA
- the pta gene encoding phosphate acetyltransferase, whose translation MSKSLYIAATEARSGKSAIVLGVMQLLLTHLRKVAIFRPIIHDNFRERDHDIDLILRHFKLPQEYKTTYAYTQSEATRLLNDGKHSLLMENILDRFKALEANYDFVLCEGTDYLGGEAAVEFEINLDVASNLGCPVLAVLNAMDSYEDEICDLANRTVAMFEEKGLDVISVMVNRAAREFSPDLGERLRRCLKSESHPLVYVLPDDKRLGNPTMSDVVKWLDCRVLYGRERLDTPIDNYVVAAMQIENFLKYVKDGSLIITPGDRSDIILASLSSRLSDAYPNVSGILLTGGIKPAMTVHHLIEGWKGVPLPILVAPGHTHKTAQILRGLHGKIDPENQVKVLSAMGLFETCVDSHELQQKLVSSRSTKITPYMFEHTLLHKARENKQRIVLPEGKEERILRAADILRRRDVVKLTLLGNEDEIRKTASDIGISLNGIEIVDPVKSEHFELFVDEYYELRKHKCIVKDDARDRMSDPTYFGTMMVYTGVADGMVSGSITTTAQTIRPAFEFIKTKPGFSIVSSVFLMCQNDRVMVYGDCAVNPNPNAQELAEIAVSSAHTAKIFGIEPKVAMLSYSTGESGKGRSVDKVKEATELVRKIAPEIAVEGPLQFDAAVDPDVASELMPDSEVAGQATVLIFPDLNTGNNTYKAVQRSQPESVAIGPVLQGLKKPVNDLSRGCTVRDVVNTVAITAIQAIAEKDRQENQAGRE comes from the coding sequence ATGTCTAAGAGCTTATACATTGCGGCAACAGAGGCCCGGAGCGGAAAATCAGCAATTGTTCTCGGGGTTATGCAACTGCTGTTGACCCATCTGCGCAAGGTTGCGATTTTCAGGCCCATCATTCACGACAACTTCCGTGAACGTGACCACGATATTGATCTTATTCTGCGTCATTTTAAACTGCCGCAGGAATATAAAACTACCTATGCATATACCCAGAGTGAGGCTACCCGCCTGCTCAATGACGGCAAGCATTCCTTGCTGATGGAAAACATTCTTGACCGGTTCAAGGCGCTGGAAGCAAATTACGATTTCGTGCTCTGCGAGGGAACTGACTACCTCGGCGGCGAGGCGGCAGTTGAATTTGAGATAAACCTCGATGTTGCCAGTAATCTAGGTTGTCCTGTTCTGGCTGTGCTCAATGCCATGGACAGTTATGAAGATGAAATCTGCGATCTTGCCAACCGGACCGTGGCAATGTTTGAGGAAAAAGGGCTGGATGTCATCTCTGTCATGGTGAACAGGGCTGCAAGGGAATTTTCTCCTGATCTCGGAGAACGGTTGAGGCGCTGTCTCAAGAGCGAGAGTCATCCATTGGTCTACGTTCTGCCCGATGATAAAAGGCTGGGTAATCCGACCATGTCTGACGTTGTTAAGTGGCTGGATTGCCGGGTGCTTTACGGCCGAGAGCGTCTTGATACGCCCATCGACAACTATGTAGTCGCGGCCATGCAGATTGAGAATTTTCTTAAATATGTCAAAGACGGCAGTCTGATTATTACTCCCGGAGACCGGTCGGACATCATTCTTGCCAGTTTGTCTTCGCGTCTTTCTGATGCTTACCCCAATGTTTCCGGAATCCTGCTGACCGGCGGAATCAAACCGGCCATGACCGTCCATCATTTAATAGAAGGGTGGAAGGGTGTTCCTCTGCCTATTCTGGTTGCTCCGGGCCATACTCATAAAACCGCCCAGATCCTGCGAGGCCTGCACGGTAAAATCGATCCAGAAAATCAGGTTAAGGTGCTCTCGGCCATGGGACTTTTCGAAACTTGTGTGGATTCGCATGAGTTGCAGCAAAAACTTGTATCCAGCCGTTCCACAAAGATCACACCATATATGTTTGAGCACACCCTGCTGCATAAGGCGCGTGAGAACAAGCAGCGCATAGTTCTTCCTGAAGGCAAGGAGGAACGTATCCTGCGGGCTGCGGATATTCTGCGTCGCAGGGATGTTGTGAAACTCACCCTGCTCGGAAACGAGGATGAGATCAGGAAGACTGCCTCGGATATCGGAATCAGCCTGAACGGTATTGAAATTGTTGATCCGGTAAAGTCAGAGCATTTTGAGCTTTTTGTTGATGAGTATTACGAGTTGCGCAAGCATAAGTGCATTGTAAAGGATGATGCCCGTGACCGCATGAGCGATCCCACTTATTTCGGGACCATGATGGTGTATACGGGAGTGGCTGACGGAATGGTTTCCGGTTCAATCACCACTACAGCACAGACCATCCGCCCGGCTTTTGAGTTTATTAAGACCAAACCCGGTTTTTCCATTGTCTCCAGTGTGTTTCTCATGTGTCAGAATGATAGGGTCATGGTTTACGGTGACTGCGCAGTGAACCCGAATCCCAATGCGCAGGAACTTGCTGAAATTGCCGTCAGTTCCGCCCACACAGCGAAGATTTTCGGCATCGAACCAAAAGTTGCCATGCTTTCTTATTCTACCGGGGAGTCCGGCAAGGGGCGTTCTGTGGATAAGGTAAAAGAGGCTACTGAACTGGTACGTAAAATAGCACCTGAAATTGCGGTGGAAGGCCCGTTGCAGTTTGATGCTGCCGTGGACCCGGATGTTGCTTCCGAGCTCATGCCGGATAGTGAAGTTGCCGGGCAGGCCACTGTTTTGATTTTTCCAGATTTAAATACCGGGAACAATACCTACAAGGCCGTGCAGCGGTCGCAGCCGGAATCTGTTGCCATCGGCCCGGTTTTGCAAGGCTTGAAAAAACCGGTCAACGACCTGAGCCGCGGATGCACAGTGCGTGATGTTGTCAACACTGTGGCGATCACCGCTATTCAGGCTATTGCAGAGAAAGATCGGCAGGAAAATCAAGCCGGGAGGGAGTAA
- a CDS encoding Fe-S-containing hydro-lyase yields the protein MAEYKLTTPLTDEDMVQLKAGDVVKLTGTIYTARDAAHKRLCDLLDKGEELPFDLKGSVVYYVGPSPAPPGRPIGSAGPTTSYRMDTYAPRLHSLGQKASIGKGKRNDSVKQALKDYKAVYFGATGGAGALLSMCIKEAKVIAFDELGPEAIRELTVEDFPLLVINDTHGGELYAVPDRKAAGLE from the coding sequence ATGGCTGAATACAAACTCACCACCCCGCTTACTGATGAAGATATGGTTCAGCTCAAGGCCGGAGATGTGGTCAAACTGACCGGAACTATCTATACCGCCCGCGATGCTGCACACAAAAGGCTTTGCGACCTGCTTGATAAAGGAGAGGAACTTCCGTTCGATTTGAAAGGTTCGGTCGTTTACTACGTCGGTCCCAGTCCGGCCCCTCCGGGCAGGCCTATCGGGTCCGCAGGTCCGACCACAAGTTACCGCATGGATACTTACGCACCCCGGCTGCACAGCCTCGGCCAGAAAGCCAGCATCGGCAAGGGCAAGCGTAATGATTCCGTCAAGCAGGCCTTAAAGGATTACAAAGCCGTTTATTTCGGAGCTACCGGAGGTGCTGGTGCTCTGCTTTCCATGTGCATCAAGGAAGCGAAAGTGATCGCATTTGATGAACTGGGTCCCGAAGCCATCCGTGAATTGACCGTCGAGGATTTTCCCCTGCTGGTCATCAATGATACTCACGGTGGTGAATTGTATGCCGTCCCCGATCGTAAGGCGGCCGGTCTCGAGTAA
- a CDS encoding DASS family sodium-coupled anion symporter has product MSDKQDSGNGRKIGFFLGPIVFLIMLFMPVPSGMEPAAWKVAAVTALMAIWWITEAIPIPATSLIPIALFPLLGVVKSAAACAPYANHLIYLFMGGFFLAVTMERWNLHRRIALHTIKAVGTSPGRMILGFMIATGFLSMWVSNTATTMMMVPIGLAVIQQATGFDSKDLKACANAGPESNFGKCLMLGIAYAASMGGVGTIIGTPPNTVMVGMVDKMYGVHIGFGQWMLYGVPLAAIMIGVSWWLLTKVLFPSKGLELAGGEAIINKEIEALGPMSKEEKYIVIVGCFVAAFWLSRGFMKPLVKDFWPNFGYVHDATIGILGSLILFAIPTNFKKGEFLLDWKTAVKIPWDVILLFGGGLAIANGFSKTGLASFIASRLTLLDGMTLLMFVAIVVLITIFLTEITSNTATATLLVPIMGSAAIAMGVHPFATIVGACVAASFAFMLPVATPPNAVVFGSGCVSIKQMASAGFWLNMIGAVLITLSVVYLLPVLWGVNLSVLPDWAVMPK; this is encoded by the coding sequence ATGAGCGATAAACAAGACAGTGGTAACGGACGTAAAATCGGTTTTTTCTTAGGCCCGATTGTTTTTCTGATCATGCTTTTCATGCCCGTTCCTTCGGGGATGGAACCAGCAGCGTGGAAAGTTGCGGCAGTAACGGCCCTGATGGCTATCTGGTGGATTACCGAAGCCATTCCTATTCCGGCAACATCATTAATTCCTATTGCCTTATTTCCGCTGCTGGGTGTTGTTAAATCCGCAGCGGCTTGTGCTCCTTATGCTAACCATCTTATTTACCTGTTTATGGGTGGCTTCTTTCTGGCTGTAACCATGGAAAGATGGAATCTACACAGGCGCATAGCACTGCATACCATTAAAGCCGTGGGAACCAGCCCCGGACGCATGATCCTCGGATTCATGATCGCCACCGGTTTCCTTTCCATGTGGGTTTCCAACACCGCGACAACCATGATGATGGTTCCCATCGGTCTTGCTGTTATCCAGCAGGCTACCGGTTTTGATTCCAAAGATCTTAAAGCCTGCGCCAATGCAGGTCCTGAATCCAACTTCGGCAAATGTCTCATGCTCGGTATCGCCTATGCTGCTTCCATGGGTGGTGTCGGTACCATCATCGGTACTCCTCCGAATACCGTAATGGTCGGTATGGTGGACAAAATGTATGGTGTTCATATCGGTTTCGGCCAGTGGATGCTTTACGGTGTACCTCTTGCCGCAATCATGATCGGTGTTTCATGGTGGCTGTTGACCAAGGTTCTTTTCCCTTCCAAAGGATTGGAACTTGCCGGCGGTGAAGCCATCATTAATAAAGAAATCGAAGCCCTTGGCCCCATGTCCAAGGAAGAGAAGTATATCGTTATTGTCGGTTGTTTCGTTGCAGCATTCTGGTTGTCCCGGGGATTCATGAAACCTCTGGTGAAGGATTTCTGGCCTAACTTCGGTTATGTGCACGATGCTACCATCGGTATTCTTGGTTCATTGATTCTGTTTGCTATTCCTACCAATTTTAAGAAAGGAGAGTTCCTGCTTGATTGGAAAACCGCAGTTAAAATTCCTTGGGACGTAATTCTGCTCTTTGGTGGTGGTCTGGCAATTGCCAACGGATTCTCAAAGACCGGTCTGGCAAGCTTTATTGCATCAAGGTTGACCTTGCTCGACGGCATGACCCTCCTGATGTTTGTTGCCATAGTAGTTCTGATAACCATTTTCTTAACTGAAATCACATCCAATACTGCCACCGCGACCTTGCTCGTACCTATTATGGGTAGTGCGGCAATCGCCATGGGCGTGCATCCTTTTGCCACCATCGTTGGTGCCTGTGTTGCCGCTTCCTTTGCATTCATGCTTCCGGTTGCGACTCCGCCCAACGCTGTTGTTTTCGGTTCCGGCTGTGTGAGCATCAAACAGATGGCTTCGGCTGGATTCTGGCTCAACATGATCGGTGCAGTCCTGATTACCCTCTCGGTGGTCTACCTGCTTCCGGTTCTTTGGGGCGTCAATTTAAGTGTCCTCCCAGACTGGGCTGTTATGCCTAAGTAA
- a CDS encoding fumarate hydratase, which translates to MRTIKAEQVIDAVAKMCVSANRYLPEDVKKRFNECAAAEDSPAAKEVFRQIKENWELAAESGLPLCQDTGLAVFIVEMGEDVRVEGMNIRDAINEGTRKGYEEGFLRKSACDPLTRANTKDNTPAIIHFDIVPGDKIKITFMAKGGGSENMSRVTMLAPAQGWEGIKKFVIERVAEAGPNPCPPTMVGIGVGGTFEYSALLAKKSLMRKVGEPHPDPEIAKLEAELMEEINKLGIGPMGLGGKTTVFDVKIEMRPCHIASLPLAVNIQCHSSRHEEVEL; encoded by the coding sequence ATGCGTACCATTAAAGCTGAACAGGTTATCGATGCCGTGGCGAAAATGTGCGTAAGCGCGAACCGCTACCTGCCTGAAGACGTGAAAAAGCGTTTCAATGAATGCGCTGCAGCCGAGGATTCCCCGGCTGCCAAGGAAGTATTCAGGCAGATCAAAGAAAACTGGGAACTGGCTGCAGAATCAGGACTTCCTCTCTGTCAGGATACCGGATTGGCTGTCTTTATCGTTGAAATGGGTGAAGATGTTCGTGTAGAAGGTATGAACATCCGTGACGCCATCAACGAAGGTACCCGTAAAGGTTACGAGGAAGGATTCCTGCGCAAGTCTGCCTGTGATCCCCTAACACGTGCTAATACCAAGGACAACACCCCGGCCATTATCCATTTTGATATTGTCCCCGGTGACAAGATCAAAATTACTTTCATGGCCAAGGGCGGCGGTTCCGAGAACATGAGCCGGGTGACCATGCTTGCACCTGCTCAGGGCTGGGAAGGCATCAAAAAGTTCGTCATCGAGCGTGTTGCCGAAGCCGGACCCAACCCCTGTCCCCCGACCATGGTCGGTATCGGCGTGGGTGGAACCTTTGAATATTCGGCACTGCTGGCTAAGAAATCTCTGATGCGTAAAGTGGGCGAGCCCCATCCCGATCCTGAGATTGCCAAGCTGGAAGCCGAGCTTATGGAAGAGATCAACAAACTCGGTATCGGTCCCATGGGACTGGGCGGCAAGACCACCGTCTTTGACGTGAAGATCGAAATGCGTCCCTGCCACATTGCGTCTCTGCCGCTGGCGGTGAACATCCAGTGCCATTCTTCAAGGCACGAGGAGGTGGAACTCTAA
- a CDS encoding malic enzyme-like NAD(P)-binding protein gives MALFTKQEALDYHSKGRRGKVEVVPVKPCNTQKDLSMAYSPGVAEACKEIAEDKEKSYLYTGRGNLVAVVSNGTAVLGLGNIGPEAGKPVMEGKGVLFKVFADVDVYDINLNVTDPDELCNIVKALEPTFGGINLEDIKAPECFYIEEKLKKEMNIPVFHDDQHGTAIISGAGLINAAEITGKKIEDMRLVVSGAGAAAVACTNFYMSLGIKRENVAMFDSRGHINKSREGLNEQKLQFATDKEYKDLADAMKGADLFLGLSVKGMVTKDMVKSMADSPIIFACANPDPEISYTDAKEARPDAIMGTGRSDFPNQVNNVLGFPFIFRGALDVNASAINEEMKIAAATALAALAKEPAPDYVCEAYGVDKLEFGIDYIIPKPLDLRLIEWESAAVAQAAMDTGVARKKIDIEEYKKELRERLAASRKRVGEFLETYDLDL, from the coding sequence ATGGCTCTTTTCACTAAACAGGAAGCTCTCGATTATCATTCCAAAGGTAGAAGAGGTAAAGTGGAAGTCGTTCCCGTAAAACCTTGCAATACCCAGAAAGACCTTTCCATGGCTTACAGCCCCGGTGTTGCCGAAGCCTGCAAGGAAATTGCTGAAGATAAAGAAAAATCCTATCTCTATACCGGTCGTGGAAACCTTGTTGCGGTTGTTTCCAACGGTACTGCCGTTCTCGGTCTCGGTAATATCGGTCCCGAAGCCGGTAAACCGGTTATGGAAGGTAAGGGCGTTCTCTTCAAGGTTTTCGCAGACGTCGACGTTTACGATATCAACCTCAACGTTACTGATCCCGATGAGCTTTGCAACATCGTAAAAGCCCTCGAACCTACCTTCGGCGGTATCAACCTCGAAGACATCAAGGCTCCTGAATGCTTCTACATTGAAGAAAAGCTTAAAAAAGAAATGAATATTCCGGTTTTCCACGATGACCAGCACGGTACCGCGATTATTTCCGGTGCAGGACTGATCAACGCTGCTGAAATCACAGGGAAGAAAATCGAAGATATGCGCCTGGTTGTTTCCGGCGCAGGTGCTGCGGCTGTGGCCTGCACCAACTTTTACATGTCTCTGGGTATCAAACGTGAAAACGTTGCCATGTTTGACTCCCGCGGCCACATTAACAAGAGCCGTGAAGGACTCAATGAGCAGAAGCTGCAGTTTGCAACTGACAAGGAATACAAAGACCTTGCAGACGCAATGAAGGGTGCTGACCTCTTCCTCGGCCTTTCCGTAAAGGGAATGGTTACCAAGGACATGGTTAAATCCATGGCTGACTCACCGATCATTTTCGCCTGTGCGAACCCTGATCCCGAAATCTCCTATACCGATGCCAAGGAAGCACGTCCTGACGCAATCATGGGTACCGGACGTTCCGACTTCCCCAACCAGGTTAACAACGTTCTCGGTTTTCCCTTCATCTTCCGCGGTGCACTTGATGTAAACGCCAGTGCTATCAATGAAGAAATGAAGATTGCTGCAGCAACTGCTCTTGCTGCTCTGGCAAAAGAACCGGCTCCGGATTACGTCTGCGAAGCTTATGGTGTGGATAAGCTTGAGTTCGGCATTGATTACATCATTCCCAAACCGCTCGACCTGCGTCTGATCGAATGGGAATCTGCTGCTGTTGCACAGGCTGCAATGGACACCGGTGTAGCCCGCAAGAAGATCGATATCGAAGAATACAAGAAAGAACTGCGCGAACGTCTGGCTGCTTCCAGAAAACGCGTCGGAGAGTTTCTCGAGACCTATGATTTAGATCTCTAG